The following proteins are co-located in the Mobula birostris isolate sMobBir1 chromosome 26, sMobBir1.hap1, whole genome shotgun sequence genome:
- the amh gene encoding muellerian-inhibiting factor yields MVKRAEDDHLETLDLPLHSASSSQGSPREFLRQLNRFLNIVLDYSTDQNSRSVLHLDKETIESLPHHSLNISNAYVLELLIQSEEPLVFLLPENAENFLEQIIEHGNVGETEEKIQHLFLTKLKNTVNKVLEIPVFQKEKVLKKLIHLLNECNYPFPLPEFPQVNISPQDGSKKISRRQKTYYTFLLLKTLQTVKTFWDKRQKIFRQNRSATNRSICKLEELSIDFERLSYDWILVPKLYNIHNCVGSCRIPLTGNVSNHVVLLIKMQEQGLPTKREPCCVPVEYSELLLAVINGQSSMITVYKNMVAEECKCR; encoded by the coding sequence ATGGTTAAGAGAGCAGAGGATGATCATTTGGAAACATTGGACTTACCACTTCACTCGGCATCCTCTAGTCAGGGGTCTCCACGAGAGTTCTTACGACAACTCAATCGGTTTTTGAATATAGTGTTAGATTACTCCACCGACCAGAATTCCAGATCTGTGCTCCACCTTGACAAAGAAACCATtgaaagccttccccaccactcgTTGAATATTTCCAATGCCTATGTCCTGGAGCTGCTTATTCAGTCTGAGGAGCCTTTGGTGTTCTTGTTGCCAGAGAATGCTGAGAACTTCTTGGAGCAAATCATCGAACATGGAAATGTTGGGGAAACTGAGGAAAAGATACAACACCTGTTCCTCACCAAACTGAAGAACACCGTTAACAAAGTCCTGGAAATCCCTGTTTTCCAGAAGGAGAAGGTTCTAAAGAAGCTGATTCACCTACTGAATGAGTGCAACTATCCCTTTCCACTTCCCGAGTTCCCTCAAGTTAATATCTCGCCTCAGGATGGCTCAAAGAAGATAAGTCGAAGGCAAAAGACCTATTATACTTTCTTGTTGCTGAAGACATTGCAGACAGTGAAGACATTCTGGGACAAGAGGCAAAAAATTTTTAGGCAGAACAGGAGTGCCACCAACCGGTCCATCTGCaaactggaggagctcagcatcgaCTTTGAGCGTTTGTCCTATGATTGGATTTTGGTACCCAAGTTGTACAATATACACAACTGTGTTGGGTCCTGCAGGATTCCCTTGACTGGGAATGTATCCAATCATGTTGTCTTGCTCATTAAGATGCAGGAGCAAGGGCTTCCGACAAAACGAGAGCCGTGTTGTGTTCCGGTGGAGTACTCTGAACTGCTCCTGGCTGTCATCAATGGCCAAAGCAGCATGATCACCGTGTACAAGAACATGGTGGCAGAGGAATGTAAGTGCAGATGA